The Scylla paramamosain isolate STU-SP2022 chromosome 39, ASM3559412v1, whole genome shotgun sequence genome includes a window with the following:
- the LOC135092039 gene encoding palmitoyltransferase ZDHHC16-like produces the protein MMYLWKRRMVQFCHRLLSLPSRTWKWLWWKYDLFILTMKVIFYNEFLSTSYVFEVLMTPMVWVVDHFSKALGPILVFLVVTLTSSVVAVVYIIGLPHYWNKSPVLTCFLIVLGHWLLINVVFHFTMAAITDPGTPPKGTLISEAVSVCKKCIAPKPPRTHHCSVCNRCVLKMDHHCPWLNNCVGHFNHRYFFSYMAYMTLGAIFIMSLGFEIAYREIWLGGDGGVGLGEAIHYVLEEGGIPGDNPDEEVEPLEGYPVSINGTHLMPMYDGTVGTPIRLERPEEEQEKQRRNYWYRFAIMYSGMLTTGVFFSLGGLGTWHGRLISRGETSIEAHINRKETERLAKIDQVYKNPYDFGVYENWRIFLGISHGRSVWRVLLPSPHPPDGSGLTWPNAIITAANHSKIA, from the exons ATGATGTACCTTTGGAAGCGGAGGATGGTGCAGTTCTGCCATCGCCTCCTGAGCTTGCCGAGCAGAACGTG GAAGTGGCTGTGGTGGAAATACGACCTCTTCATCCTGACCATGAAAGTGATCTTCTACAACGAGTTCCTGAGCACCAGCTACGTGTTCGAGGTGCTCATGACGCCCATGGTGTGGGTCGTGGATCATTTCTCCAAAGCCCTGGGACCT ATCCTGGTGTTCCTGGTGGTGACGCTGACCAGctcggtggtggcggtggtgtacATCATTGGGCTGCCGCATTACTGGAACAAGTCACCGGTGCTCACCTGCTTCCTCATCGTGCTGGGCCACTGGCTGCTCATCAACGTGGTGTTTCACTTCACCATGGCAGCAATCACCGACCCAGGCACTCCCCCCAAG GGCACCCTAATCAGCGAGGCGGTGAGTGTCTGCAAGAAGTGCATCGCCCCTAAGCCACCCCGCACCCACCACTGCTCCGTGTGTAACCGCTGCGTGCTCAAGATGGACCACCACTGCC CTTGGCTTAACAACTGCGTGGGTCATTTCAATCACCGTTATTTCTTCTCGTACATGGCTTATATGACCCTCGGCGCCATCTTCATCATGTCCCTGGGCTTCGAGATCGCCTACAGGGAGATCTGGCTGGGGGGTGATGGAGGGGTGGGGCTAGGGGAGGCCATTCACTATGTTCTGGAGGAGGGGGGGATACCTGGGGATAATCCAGATGAGGAGGTGGAACCCTTAGAAGGATATCCGGTTTCTATTAATGGGACTCACCTGATGCCCATG TACGACGGCACAGTGGGCACCCCCATCCGCCTGGAGAGAcccgaggaggagcaggagaagcagaggaggaattACTGGTACCGTTTTGCCATTATGTACAGTGGTATGCTCACTACAG gtgttttcttctctctaggGGGGTTGGGGACCTGGCACGGAAGACTGATAAGCCGGGGGGAGACGAGCATCGAGGCACACATCAAcagaaaggagacagagaggctGGCTAAGATCGACCAG GTGTACAAGAATCCTTATGACTTTGGCGTGTACGAGAACTGGAGAATCTTCCTTGGCATCTCCCATGGAAG aagTGTATGGCGAGTGCTGctgccctccccccacccccccgaCGGGTCCGGCCTCACCTGGCCCAACGCAATTATCACCGCAGCCAACCACAGCAAAATAGCATGA
- the LOC135092040 gene encoding uncharacterized protein LOC135092040, protein MEGGGDTRTKEEEENPLEVKIIKDQEGPPLVHISSSYSHGKIVDAIRNLGEKYTDSAIVTNGMVLPVHSWVVGTFSKTLAEAFGRATLRVFRAPTDDVEVVTSLVNCMYRNTNSIRKSQLCSFLGVARQLGMTCFDTPALRSLEERLLAKEDRASPGQPPQQQDLHSDPELKEILKCLTKLPNLLITCKSQAVPRDVLAGGSQATEDKLTPAPRQDEERCCCRCRCKKETGDDSCAVDERVDNEKEFRLYKDSLAKKLSTFGTTISGQGALINLPAHLISSGCISIKPVSTTTTNNNNNNNNNNNNNNNNTITTTTTEEEPELLAHFKTTAPPQRHSTMGPPHLNTPIYPSQRLGRGAGRGVVPSRKIVQDGNGARHGSDGMLSHQGLRGERLCEGVGGARQGGGLGGVTPYGRSSGLRPGGGPTSIARGGMMLGGQEVRYKPPEAEKNSKFVYQGRIPKLQRPSQHTQHTPQLSQYTQHTPQLSQHTQRSSQHTQHTPQLSQHTQHTLQLSQHTPQLSQHTEHTQGPSQHTQHTQRLSQHTQYTPHNSRHSQVYSQAVQHTPQASQHTQNQQHTKRTLQLPQPLRTLPGTPQGHQKLHRGRGRGSTGGFGRGLPLQEGAETVMPAGVQRGKRGRPRKDAHVSIPAVDADVLTLNNTPIEILGTNLVMELNDNTFDIIEGGVTLPDCFATVNTATAQSQEPAAVESSAAATPQQHMQLDTEEQGSAAEKDYSSSRLSFGSNVGSSSFESFINNEDVQDSDTLVTVPSQPGPTSSVGQEQLDGHEGGLPSGPTSNVGQGQHGGHEGGLPSGPSNSVGQEQPGGGEELLPSGPSSSVGQEQPGGGEELLPSAPSSSVGQEQPGGGEELLPSGPSSSVGQEQSGGHERGLSSDHSISVGQGQPGGGKEWLSSGPSSSVAEKQQLPSSPCSSVGQGQLDSDKEEVPTGLSSSVEQEQQASPGHSSSVAEKQQLPSSPCSSVGQSQLDSDEDLPCLTVPSQELPLSEKNTKARRKENHKCPTCHLSLPSAFSLLLHRRQHNGQEHFHCSSCDFRNPFRQNLEAHVRKKHSQMSTPGSNTPDSPNRRLLFIPSPIVTRRTRTKSTSDIAISNPEVKGKVKFFCRAKGHGFIIPDDGSEDLFLHISDIEGEYVPQEGDEVTYRLCPIPPKREKFQATHVRIVNFTPEVHHRWDCKLDEESH, encoded by the exons atggagggtggaggagacacAAGgactaaggaagaggaggagaacccTTTAGAAGTCAAGATTATTAAAGATCAAGAAGGGCCACCTCTTGttcacatctcctcctcctacagccaCGGGAAAATAGTTGATGCAATTAGGAACCTTGGT GAGAAGTACACAGACTCTGCCATTGTGACAAATGGCATGGTGCTGCCGGTGCACTCATGGGTGGTGGGCACGTTCAGCAAGACTCTGGCCGAAGCTTTTGGCCGAGCCACACTTCGGGTGTTCCGTGCGCCCACCGACGACGTGGAGGTGGTGACCAGCCTTGTTAACTGCATGTACAGGAACACAAATTCCATCAGGAAGAGCCAGCTGTGCAGCTTCCTGGGTGTTGCCCGGCAGCTGGGCATGACCTGCTTTGACACGCCGGCGCTGCGCTCCCTGGAGGAAAGACTGCTGGCAAAGGAGGACAGGGCCAGCCCAGGGCAGCCACCACAGCAGCAGGACTTGCACAGTGACCCTGAGCTGAAAGAGATTTTGAAATGTCTGACGAAGCTTCCTAACTTGTTGATAACGTGCAAGAGTCAGGCAGTTCCTCGTGATGTGCTGGCAGGTGGGAGTCAGGCCACGGAGGACAAGTTGACTCCAGCACCACGGCAGGATGAGGAACGGTGCTGCTGCAGATGCCGGtgcaaaaaggaaacaggggaCGACTCCTGTGCTGTTGATGAAAGAGTGGACAATGAGAAGGAATTCAGACTTTACAAAGACTCCTTGGCCAAGAAGCTCAGCACCTTTGGCACCACCATATCAGGTCAGGGTGCCCTCATTAACTTGCCTGCACACCTCATCTCCAGTGGCTGCATCTCAATAAAACctgtatccaccaccaccaccaacaacaacaacaacaacaacaacaacaacaacaacaacaacaacaacactatcaccaccaccaccacagaagagGAACCAGAATTGTTAGCACATTTTAAGACAACTGCTCCACCCCAAAGACACTCCACCATGGGTCCTCCACATTTAAACACACCCATCTATCCATCTCAAAGGCTCGGCAGGGGTGCAGGAAGGGGTGTGGTGCCCTCTAGGAAAATAGTACAGGATGGGAATGGGGCAAGACATGGCAGTGATGGAATGCTGTCTCATCAGGGCCTGCGAGGAGAGAGACTGTGTGAGGGGGTGGGTGGAGCAAGACAAGGTGGAGGATTAGGTGGAGTGACACCATATGGAAGATCAAGCGGATTAAGGCCAGGTGGAGGACCTACTTCCATTGCCAGGGGTGGAATGATGCTGGGTGGGCAAGAAGTGAGATACAAACCGCCAGAAGCAGAAAAGAACTCAAAATTTGTGTATCAGGGAAGAATACCAAAGCTGCAGAGGCCCTCACAGCACACCCAACACACTCCTCAGCTCTCacaatacacacaacacactccaCAGCTCTCACAACACACTCAGAGGTCCTCACAGCACACCCAACACACTCCACAgctctcacaacacacacaacacactctgCAACTCTCACAACACACTCCACAGCTATCACAACATACTGAACACACTCAGGGACCCTCACAACACACCCAACACACTCAGAGACTCTCACAACACACCCAATACACTCCACATAACTCAAGGCACAGTCAGGTATACTCACAGGCCGTGCAACACACTCCACAGGCCTCACAACACACCCAAAATCAGCAACACACCAAACGCACCCTGCAACTACCACAACCACTCAGGACCCTCCCAGGCACCCCACAAGGCCATCAGAAGCTTCACCGTGGGAGGGGTAGAGGAAGCACTGGAGGATTTGGCAGAGGCCTTCCCCTGCAAGAAGGCGCTGAGACAGTGATGCCAGCAGGGGTccagaggggaaagagaggccGGCCTAGGAAGGATGCACATGTCAGTATTCCAGCTGTAGATGCAGATGTGCTCACCTTAAACAACACTCCTATTGAAATTTTGGGGACGAATTTGGTCATGGAGCTTAATGACAACACTTTTGACATCATTGAGGGAGGAGTGACGCTGCCAGACTGCTTTGCCACAGTGAACACTGCCACAGCACAGTCCCAAGAGCCAGCTGCTGTCGAGAGTAGTGCTGCAGCAACACCACAGCAGCACATGCAGTTAGACACTGAGGAACAAGGCTCGGCTGCGGAGAAAGATTATAGTTCCTCGAGATTAAGTTTTGGCAGCAATGTGGGGAGTTCAAGCTTTGAGAGCTTTATCAACAATGAGGATGTGCAGGACAGTGACACCTTGGTCACTGttcccagccagccaggccCCACCAGTAGTGTGGGACAGGAACAGCTTGATGGCCATGAGGGAGGGCTGCCTTCAGGCCCCACCAGTAATGTGGGGCAGGGACAGCATGGTGGCCATGAGGGAGGGCTTCCTTCAGGCCCCAGCAACAGTGTGGGGCAGGAAcaacctggtggtggtgaggaattGCTGCCTTCAGGCCCCAGCAGCAGTGTGGGGCAGGAAcaacctggtggtggtgaggaattGCTGCCTTCAGCCCCCAGCAGCAGTGTGGGGCAGGAAcaacctggtggtggtgaggaattGCTGCCTTCAGGCCCCAGCAGCAGTGTGGGGCAGGAACAGTCTGGTGGCCATGAGAGAGGGCTGTCTTCAGACCACAGCATCAGTGTGGGGCAGGGACAGCCTGGTGGTGGTAAGGAATGGCTGTCTTCAGGCCCCAGCAGCAGTGTGGCAGAGAAACAACAGCTGCCTTCATCCCCCTGCAGCAGTGTGGGGCAGGGACAGCTTGACAGTGACAAAGAAGAGGTGCCTACAGGTCTCAGCAGCAGTgtggagcaggagcagcaggcaTCTCCTGGTCACAGCAGCAGTGTGGCAGAGAAACAACAACTACCTTCATCCCCCTGCAGCAGTGTGGGACAGTCACAACTTGACAGCGATGAAGATCTGCCTTGCCTCACT GTCCCATCCCAAGAACTTCCTTTGTCggagaaaaacacaaaagccaggaggaaggagaaccaCAAATGCCCAACATGTCACTTGAGTCTGCCCAGCGCCTTCTCTCTGCTCCTTCACCGGCGGCAGCACAACGGACAGGAGCACTTCCACTGCTCCTCCTGTGACTTCCGCAACCCTTTCCGCCAGAACCTCGAAGCTCACGTGCGGAAGAAACACAGCC AGATGTCCACCCCAGGCAGCAACACCCCAGACAGCCCCAACAGGCGGCTGCTGTTCATCCCGTCACCCATCGTCACCCGTCGCACCCGCACCAAGTCCAC GAGTGACATAGCCATCAGCAACCCAGAGGTGAAGGGCAAGGTGAAGTTCTTCTGCCGAGCCAAAGGTCACGGCTTCATTATTCCTGACGATGGTAGTGAGGACCTCTTTCTCCACATCTCTGA CATCGAGGGAGAGTATGTGCCACAGGAGGGCGATGAAGTCACATACCGTCTCTGTCCCATCCCCCCCAAGAGGGAGAAGTTTCAAGCCACTCACGTTCGCATTGTTAACTTCACCCCCGAGGTTCACCACCGCTGGGACTGCAAGCTTGATGAGGAGAGCCACTAG